One Actinoplanes missouriensis 431 DNA segment encodes these proteins:
- a CDS encoding PseG/SpsG family protein, which yields MNIGIRCDAGPRTGVGHLVRCVALAEELTARGADVHFLADLGGVAWAEAQLEQRGLPWHPAPYDAVGLVAAAQRLGLSALVVDSYTLPPQQSAAVRSAGLPVLAIVDGDPRGQSADIYVDQNLDAVLHDGDVRLAGLDYALLRSAVRELRPASAPVHASTRTPKVVAFFGGTDAYRAAPQVARLLTETAAGFDATVIAADESLRAELLAVQAGPGQHFEIIGPTDHLPKLLMSADLVISASGTSTWELLCLGRAAALIWVVDNQIQGYERTVARGYAAGLGRLGAFEPASADVLRTLLTSPESRTGIATRGWSAVDGLGVVRVADALLATARSPR from the coding sequence GTGAACATCGGGATCCGGTGCGACGCCGGGCCGCGTACCGGGGTCGGCCATCTGGTGCGGTGCGTGGCCCTCGCCGAGGAGCTGACCGCCCGCGGCGCCGACGTGCACTTCCTGGCCGACCTGGGTGGTGTGGCCTGGGCCGAGGCGCAGCTGGAACAGCGCGGACTGCCCTGGCATCCGGCGCCCTACGACGCGGTGGGCCTGGTCGCCGCCGCGCAACGACTCGGGCTGTCGGCGCTGGTCGTGGACTCGTACACGCTGCCGCCGCAGCAGAGCGCCGCGGTCCGGTCCGCCGGGTTGCCGGTGCTGGCCATCGTGGACGGTGACCCGCGCGGGCAGTCCGCGGACATCTACGTCGACCAGAACCTCGACGCGGTGCTCCACGACGGCGACGTGCGGCTGGCCGGGCTCGACTACGCGCTGCTGCGCTCGGCGGTGCGGGAACTCCGGCCGGCCTCTGCTCCTGTGCACGCTTCCACCCGTACCCCGAAGGTCGTCGCATTTTTCGGAGGGACCGACGCCTACCGCGCGGCGCCGCAGGTGGCGCGCCTGCTCACCGAGACCGCGGCGGGCTTCGACGCCACCGTGATCGCCGCCGACGAGAGCCTGCGCGCCGAACTGCTCGCCGTCCAGGCCGGGCCGGGCCAGCACTTCGAGATCATCGGCCCGACCGACCACCTGCCGAAACTCCTGATGAGCGCCGACCTGGTGATCAGCGCCAGCGGGACGTCCACCTGGGAACTGCTCTGCCTCGGCCGCGCCGCCGCCCTGATCTGGGTGGTCGACAACCAGATCCAGGGGTACGAGCGGACCGTCGCCCGTGGCTACGCCGCAGGTCTGGGCCGTCTCGGCGCGTTCGAGCCTGCCTCCGCCGACGTCCTGCGAACCCTGCTGACCTCACCCGAGTCACGGACCGGGATCGCCACGCGCGGCTGGTCCGCGGTGGACGGCCTCGGCGTCGTGCGGGTGGCCGACGCCCTGCTGGCTACAGCGCGGTCACCTCGATGA
- a CDS encoding cytidylyltransferase domain-containing protein translates to MTTLGIIQARMGSTRLPGKVLRRLGGRTVLDRVVRAARDSGVLDDLVVATTIEAADDAVADECARIGVACHRGPVDDVLTRFLGVLETRSADTVLRFTADCPLLDPHLVARAARVFSAAGVDYLTTSIARTLPRGLDVEVVRAAVLKEIDKLAYDHHRTHVTSYIYSHPADFDVIGLTAQPDLSYLRLTLDTEDDWKLIEAVIDHFGDAPVAVRTLASWLDVQPELAALNAHVRQKELDQA, encoded by the coding sequence ATGACCACCCTCGGCATCATTCAGGCCCGGATGGGCTCCACCCGGCTTCCCGGCAAGGTGCTGCGCCGCCTCGGCGGGCGAACCGTCCTCGACCGCGTGGTGCGCGCCGCGCGGGACAGCGGGGTCCTCGACGACCTGGTCGTCGCGACCACGATCGAGGCGGCCGACGACGCCGTGGCCGACGAGTGCGCGCGGATCGGCGTGGCCTGCCACCGCGGGCCTGTTGACGACGTGCTGACCCGGTTCCTCGGCGTGCTCGAGACCCGGTCCGCGGACACCGTGCTGCGGTTCACCGCGGACTGCCCGCTGCTCGACCCGCACCTGGTCGCACGGGCCGCACGCGTCTTCTCCGCGGCCGGCGTCGACTACCTGACCACCTCGATCGCCCGGACGCTGCCGCGCGGCCTGGACGTCGAGGTGGTCCGGGCCGCCGTGCTCAAGGAAATCGACAAATTGGCGTACGACCACCACCGCACGCACGTGACGTCGTACATCTACTCGCACCCGGCCGACTTCGACGTCATCGGGCTGACCGCTCAGCCGGACCTGTCCTACCTGCGGCTCACCCTCGACACCGAGGACGACTGGAAACTGATCGAAGCGGTGATCGACCACTTCGGCGACGCGCCGGTCGCCGTCCGCACCCTCGCGAGCTGGCTCGACGTGCAGCCCGAGCTCGCTGCGCTCAACGCGCACGTGCGCCAGAAGGAACTGGACCAGGCGTGA
- a CDS encoding methyltransferase domain-containing protein, which produces MIGGEMPEHAEQRAPVGGELYRHLLGRLPTGTRVLVAGPHHTGLLDTLADGRTVTCLVRSQPDAEALADRGFTVLCGTLAKITDTDRYDVVVALDGTSRLCSPEGPQLDWAEAVRVLKRALRPGGTLLLTVENELGVHRLVDPGTVTALTSAATAAEWRPLGEFGTAPGRPDRLAAALGAEGLPVSGLAAAWPSQAEPSLLVTPETLRYGPLDALAALASGAVATAYQGKAVLSDPRRLASAAVRRGLGAELAPAWLAVAQLAGRPTPVVPVPPVSYLRGGTVVAGTGSLPAGRLLEELLLTAALGHDLPALRRLLTGWTAALPAATADNVLVEDDRYTLLDESRPEQPDALARFASTLTLGGYAHPWPAITDVARLTEVLAGAAGLEAAPPAPEPAAAPGSRRDHEQQLTDLRRRLADAEARGSFFETELEKRDAELGRAKVQIAAFSGSFAYRAAKAGLGIARKARHRLHKGQQ; this is translated from the coding sequence ATGATCGGCGGGGAGATGCCGGAGCACGCCGAGCAGCGCGCGCCCGTCGGCGGGGAGCTCTACCGTCACCTGCTCGGACGGCTGCCCACCGGAACCCGGGTGCTGGTCGCCGGCCCGCACCACACCGGCCTGCTCGACACGCTGGCCGACGGCCGTACCGTGACCTGCCTGGTCCGCTCGCAGCCGGACGCCGAAGCGCTCGCTGACCGCGGTTTCACCGTGCTCTGCGGCACCCTCGCCAAGATCACCGACACCGACCGGTACGACGTCGTGGTCGCCCTCGACGGCACCTCCCGGCTCTGCTCGCCGGAGGGCCCGCAGCTCGACTGGGCCGAGGCGGTCCGCGTGCTCAAGCGCGCGCTGCGCCCCGGCGGCACCCTGCTGCTGACCGTGGAGAACGAGCTGGGTGTGCACCGTCTCGTCGACCCGGGCACGGTCACCGCGCTGACCAGCGCCGCGACGGCCGCGGAATGGCGTCCGCTCGGCGAGTTCGGCACCGCGCCCGGCCGCCCGGACCGGCTCGCCGCCGCGCTCGGCGCCGAAGGGCTGCCGGTCTCCGGTCTCGCCGCCGCCTGGCCGTCCCAGGCCGAACCGTCCCTGCTGGTCACGCCGGAGACCCTTCGTTACGGGCCACTGGACGCCCTCGCCGCGCTCGCCTCGGGGGCGGTGGCTACCGCGTACCAGGGAAAAGCCGTCCTCAGTGACCCGCGCCGCCTGGCCTCCGCAGCGGTCCGCCGCGGCCTCGGCGCCGAACTGGCGCCCGCCTGGCTCGCCGTCGCGCAGCTCGCCGGGCGGCCGACGCCTGTCGTGCCGGTGCCACCGGTCAGCTATCTGCGCGGCGGAACGGTCGTGGCCGGCACCGGTTCCCTTCCGGCCGGACGGCTGCTGGAGGAGCTGCTGCTCACCGCGGCGCTCGGGCACGACCTGCCCGCGCTGCGGCGGCTGCTCACCGGCTGGACGGCCGCGCTTCCCGCCGCCACCGCCGACAACGTGCTGGTGGAGGACGACAGATACACCCTGCTCGACGAGTCCCGGCCGGAGCAGCCGGACGCGCTCGCCCGCTTCGCGAGCACCCTCACGCTCGGCGGTTACGCACACCCCTGGCCGGCCATCACCGACGTGGCCCGGCTGACCGAGGTGCTGGCCGGGGCGGCCGGGCTGGAGGCCGCACCCCCGGCTCCCGAGCCCGCCGCGGCACCGGGCTCCCGCCGCGACCACGAACAGCAGCTCACCGACCTGCGCCGGCGACTCGCCGACGCCGAGGCCCGCGGCAGCTTCTTCGAGACCGAGCTGGAGAAGCGGGACGCCGAACTGGGTCGCGCCAAGGTCCAGATCGCCGCGTTCAGCGGCTCCTTCGCCTATCGCGCCGCCAAGGCCGGGCTCGGCATCGCCCGCAAGGCGCGCCATCGACTCCACAAAGGACAGCAATGA